The following proteins are encoded in a genomic region of Streptomyces collinus Tu 365:
- a CDS encoding phospholipid scramblase-related protein, with protein MTTQSNTPAGWYPDPHGAAQTLRYWDGAQWTEHTNPAQQGAGQVPQQQAAPQQAAAHIPQQQGADPRVQRQVQRQAGVAAGGAGGGTLFTEPVLVVNQKAKLIELTNEYKVMDQNGRDLGAVTEVGQSALRKILRFVSSLDQFMTHKLEIRDAHGQPQLVLTRPAKFFKSRVVVTRPDGSPVGEIVQQNMIGKINFAMNADGRQVGAIKAENWRAWNFAIVDHADNEVARITKTWEGLAKTLFTTADNYVLQIHYQLPEPLLSLVVATALTVDTALKQDSRGWG; from the coding sequence GTGACCACGCAATCGAACACTCCTGCAGGCTGGTACCCGGACCCGCACGGAGCGGCCCAGACGCTCCGCTACTGGGACGGCGCCCAGTGGACGGAGCACACCAACCCGGCGCAGCAGGGCGCCGGGCAGGTGCCGCAGCAGCAGGCCGCGCCCCAGCAGGCCGCCGCCCACATCCCGCAGCAGCAGGGCGCCGACCCCAGGGTGCAGCGCCAGGTGCAGCGGCAGGCGGGCGTCGCGGCCGGCGGGGCCGGTGGCGGCACCCTGTTCACCGAGCCGGTCCTGGTCGTGAACCAGAAGGCCAAGCTCATCGAACTGACCAACGAGTACAAGGTCATGGACCAGAACGGCCGCGACCTCGGCGCGGTCACCGAGGTCGGCCAGAGCGCGCTGAGGAAGATCCTGCGCTTCGTCTCCAGCCTCGACCAGTTCATGACCCACAAGCTGGAGATCCGCGACGCCCACGGGCAGCCGCAGCTGGTGCTGACCCGGCCCGCCAAGTTCTTCAAGTCCCGGGTCGTCGTGACCCGGCCGGACGGCTCGCCGGTCGGCGAGATCGTCCAGCAGAACATGATCGGGAAGATCAACTTCGCGATGAACGCGGACGGCCGGCAGGTTGGCGCGATCAAGGCGGAGAACTGGCGGGCCTGGAACTTCGCGATCGTCGACCACGCGGACAACGAGGTCGCCCGGATCACCAAGACCTGGGAAGGCCTCGCCAAGACGCTGTTCACCACGGCGGACAACTACGTCCTGCAGATCCACTACCAGCTGCCCGAGCCGCTGCTGAGCCTGGTGGTGGCGACGGCCCTGACCGTCGACACCGCCCTCAAGCAGGACTCGCGCGGCTGGGGCTGA
- a CDS encoding TetR/AcrR family transcriptional regulator → MTSQAADGPETVAASRRSKITPEREREFFDAVLEQIRECGYDSVTMEGVAATTRCSKSTLYRQWRTKPQFVAAALRANRKVRFAGIDTGSLAEDLRQAARAAGDWSKKDARLMQALGHAVTADQELAQALREALVLPEIAALQAILERGVERGEVPAGHPALEHIPAMMFGVLRVRPVLSGHYADADYLVRFVEATVLPALGLT, encoded by the coding sequence ATGACGTCGCAGGCAGCGGACGGACCCGAGACGGTCGCCGCTTCGCGCCGCTCCAAGATCACGCCGGAGCGTGAGCGGGAGTTCTTCGACGCCGTGCTGGAGCAGATCCGCGAGTGCGGCTACGACTCCGTGACCATGGAGGGCGTCGCCGCGACCACCCGGTGCAGCAAGTCCACGCTCTACCGTCAGTGGCGGACCAAGCCCCAGTTCGTCGCGGCCGCGCTGCGCGCCAACCGCAAGGTCCGCTTCGCCGGCATCGACACCGGCTCGCTCGCCGAGGACCTGCGGCAGGCCGCGCGGGCCGCGGGCGACTGGTCCAAGAAGGACGCCCGGCTCATGCAGGCGCTGGGCCACGCGGTGACCGCCGACCAGGAACTGGCGCAGGCGCTGCGCGAGGCACTGGTGCTGCCCGAGATCGCCGCGCTGCAGGCGATCCTGGAGCGGGGCGTGGAGCGCGGCGAGGTGCCCGCCGGGCATCCCGCGCTGGAGCACATCCCGGCCATGATGTTCGGCGTCCTGCGGGTGCGGCCGGTCCTGAGCGGCCACTACGCCGACGCCGACTACCTCGTCCGGTTCGTGGAGGCCACCGTGCTGCCCGCACTGGGCCTGACCTGA
- a CDS encoding glycoside hydrolase family 13 protein, which translates to MGQPTPAQKDRDWWRSAVIYQVYVRSFADGDGDGTGDLAGVRSRLPYLAELGVDALWFNPWYLSPMKDGGYDVADYRAVDPAFGTLAEAEKLIAEARELGIRTIVDIVPNHVSDQHPWFRAALAAGPGSPERELFHFRSGRGDNGELPPNDWPSQFVGSTEPVWTRLPDGDWYLHLFTPEQPDLNWAHPAVRQEHEDILRFWFERGVAGVRIDSAALLAKDPELPDLASRPEPHPFVDRDELHDIYRSWRRVADEYGAVFVGEVWLPDAERFARYLRPDELHTAFNFSFLSCPWEPGRLRTAIDTTLAEHAPVGAPATWVLCNHDITRTVTRYGREDTGFDFATKTFGTPTDPVLGTRRARAAALLSLALPGAVYLYQGEELGLPEAEIPVDRIQDPMYFRSQGADPGRDGCRVPLPWAAGLPHAGFGAQQEPWLPQPADWPSYAVDRQQRDPGSMLALYREAIAIRPVFGDGPLTWLPAPDGVLAFARGGGAVCVVNLAPGPVDLPPHSRLLLGSGPLDDTGRLPQDTAAWLQA; encoded by the coding sequence GTGGGACAGCCCACCCCTGCCCAGAAGGACCGCGACTGGTGGCGTTCCGCCGTCATCTACCAGGTCTACGTCCGCAGCTTCGCGGACGGCGACGGCGACGGCACCGGCGACCTCGCGGGCGTCCGCTCCCGGCTGCCGTACCTCGCAGAACTCGGCGTGGACGCCCTGTGGTTCAACCCCTGGTACCTGTCACCGATGAAGGACGGGGGGTACGACGTCGCCGACTACCGGGCCGTCGACCCGGCCTTCGGCACCCTCGCCGAGGCGGAGAAGCTCATCGCCGAGGCACGCGAGCTGGGCATCCGGACCATCGTCGACATCGTGCCGAACCACGTCTCCGACCAGCACCCCTGGTTCCGGGCGGCGCTCGCCGCCGGGCCCGGCAGCCCCGAGCGCGAGCTGTTCCACTTCCGGTCCGGCCGCGGCGACAACGGTGAACTGCCCCCCAACGACTGGCCGTCGCAGTTCGTCGGTTCCACCGAACCGGTGTGGACCCGCCTTCCCGACGGCGACTGGTACCTGCACCTGTTCACCCCCGAGCAGCCGGACCTCAACTGGGCCCACCCCGCGGTGCGCCAGGAACACGAGGACATCCTGCGCTTCTGGTTCGAGCGGGGCGTCGCCGGCGTCCGCATCGACTCCGCCGCACTGCTCGCCAAGGACCCCGAGCTGCCCGACCTCGCCTCGCGGCCCGAGCCGCACCCGTTCGTCGACCGCGACGAACTCCACGACATCTACCGCTCCTGGCGGCGTGTGGCCGACGAGTACGGCGCCGTCTTCGTCGGCGAGGTCTGGCTCCCGGACGCCGAGCGCTTCGCCCGCTACCTGCGTCCGGACGAGCTCCACACCGCCTTCAACTTCTCCTTCCTGTCCTGCCCCTGGGAGCCCGGCCGGCTGCGCACCGCCATCGACACCACCCTCGCCGAGCACGCCCCCGTCGGCGCTCCCGCCACCTGGGTGCTGTGCAACCACGACATCACCCGCACGGTCACCCGCTACGGCCGCGAGGACACCGGTTTCGACTTCGCCACCAAGACCTTCGGCACCCCGACCGATCCCGTGCTCGGCACCCGGCGGGCCCGCGCGGCCGCCCTGCTGTCGCTGGCGCTGCCCGGCGCGGTGTACCTCTACCAGGGCGAGGAACTGGGGCTGCCGGAGGCCGAGATCCCGGTCGACCGCATACAGGATCCGATGTACTTCCGCTCGCAGGGCGCCGACCCGGGCCGGGACGGCTGCCGGGTGCCGCTGCCCTGGGCCGCCGGCCTGCCGCACGCGGGCTTCGGCGCGCAGCAGGAGCCGTGGCTGCCGCAGCCGGCGGACTGGCCTTCGTACGCGGTCGACCGTCAGCAGCGGGACCCCGGCTCCATGCTGGCCCTCTACCGGGAGGCCATCGCCATCCGTCCCGTCTTCGGTGACGGCCCGCTGACCTGGCTGCCCGCCCCCGACGGGGTGCTCGCCTTCGCCCGCGGCGGGGGAGCGGTGTGCGTGGTCAATCTCGCGCCCGGGCCCGTCGACCTCCCCCCGCACTCCAGGCTCCTGCTGGGCAGCGGTCCGCTGGACGACACGGGCCGGCTGCCCCAGGACACGGCGGCCTGGCTGCAGGCCTGA
- a CDS encoding carbohydrate ABC transporter permease: MSTRTLISPATLARPRGRAIYWTVFAAVVVLFALAFLFPVYWMVTGAMKSPDEVARTPPTLVPHDWHLGGYTDAWDLMQLPQHLGNTLVQAAGAWAFQLVFCTAAAYALSRLRPAFGKVILGGILATLMVPAQAMVVPKYLTVADLPLIHTSLLNDPLGIWLPAVANAFNLYLLKRFFDQLPREVMEAAEIDGAGRLRTLWSVVLPMSRPVLGVVSIFALVAVWQDFLWPLMVFSDTDKQPISVTLVQLSQNIQLTVLIAAMVIASIPMVALFLVFQRHIIAGISAGSTKG, translated from the coding sequence ATGAGCACCCGCACCCTGATCTCGCCGGCCACCCTCGCCCGGCCGCGCGGCCGGGCGATCTACTGGACGGTGTTCGCGGCCGTCGTCGTCCTCTTCGCGCTCGCCTTCCTCTTCCCCGTCTACTGGATGGTGACCGGGGCGATGAAGTCCCCGGACGAGGTCGCCAGGACCCCTCCGACGCTGGTCCCGCACGACTGGCACCTGGGCGGCTACACCGACGCCTGGGACCTGATGCAGCTGCCGCAGCACCTGGGCAACACCCTGGTGCAGGCGGCCGGTGCCTGGGCTTTCCAGCTCGTGTTCTGCACGGCCGCCGCCTACGCGCTGTCCAGGCTGCGCCCCGCCTTCGGCAAGGTGATCCTCGGCGGCATCCTCGCCACCCTCATGGTCCCGGCCCAGGCCATGGTCGTACCGAAGTACCTGACCGTCGCCGACCTGCCGCTGATCCACACGAGCCTGCTGAACGACCCCCTCGGCATCTGGCTGCCGGCCGTCGCCAACGCCTTCAACCTCTACCTGCTCAAGCGGTTCTTCGACCAGTTGCCGCGCGAGGTGATGGAGGCCGCCGAGATCGACGGCGCCGGCAGGCTGCGCACCCTGTGGTCCGTCGTGCTGCCCATGTCCCGGCCCGTCCTCGGCGTGGTGTCGATCTTCGCGCTGGTCGCGGTGTGGCAGGACTTCCTGTGGCCGCTGATGGTCTTCTCCGACACCGACAAGCAGCCGATCAGCGTGACGCTGGTCCAGCTCTCGCAGAACATCCAGCTCACCGTGCTCATCGCCGCGATGGTGATCGCCAGCATCCCGATGGTGGCGCTGTTCCTCGTCTTCCAGCGGCACATCATCGCCGGGATCAGCGCGGGCAGCACCAAGGGCTGA
- a CDS encoding phosphocholine-specific phospholipase C: protein MPEVNRRRFLQLAGATSAFTALSSSIERAAALPAHHRTGSVEDVEHIVVLMQENRSFDHYFGSLRGVRGFGDPRSVTQNGRSVWKQSDGTKDVLPFHPDADDLGLAFIQDLPHGWNDGHAAFNGGRYDKWVPAKSATTMAYLTRQDIPFHYALADAFTVCDAYHCSFIGSTDPNRYYMWTGYTGNDGKGGGPVLGNEEAGYSWTTYPERLERAGVSWKIYQDVGDGLDANGGWGWISDAYRGNYGDNSLLYFDQYRNAKPGDPLYDKARTGTDARKGEGFFDRLRADVRAGTLPQVSWIAAPEAFTEHPNWPANYGAWYISQVLDALTSNPEVWAKTALFITYDENDGFFDHVIPPFPPGSAAQGKSTVDPSLDLFKGNASHPAGPYGLGQRVPMLVVSPWSKGGYVCSETLDHTSIIRFVERRFGVQEPNISPWRRAVCGDLTTAFDFSRKDTAPVTLPSTSGYQPPDRDRHPDYVPTPPANPSLPKQERGSRPTRPLRYAPAVDGAADTAAGKFTLTFASGPQAGAAFLVTSDNRTDGPWTYTTEAGKTLSDTWNSAHSGGSYDLAVHGPNGFLRSFKGRNKVKGPEVTARYAGEGLELTFTNKGSGTVTLKVTCGYGGGPVTVTVRSGATVRQTFALTAGKRWYDLTVTTDADPAFLRGFAGHVENGLPGVSDPALVTG from the coding sequence ATGCCCGAAGTCAACCGGCGGCGCTTTCTCCAGCTCGCGGGCGCCACGTCGGCGTTCACCGCGCTGTCCAGCAGCATCGAGCGCGCGGCCGCCCTGCCCGCGCACCACCGCACGGGTTCGGTCGAGGACGTCGAGCACATCGTCGTCCTGATGCAGGAGAACCGTTCGTTCGACCACTACTTCGGTTCACTGCGGGGCGTGCGCGGCTTCGGCGACCCGCGCTCGGTGACACAGAACGGCAGGTCCGTCTGGAAGCAGTCCGACGGCACCAAGGACGTGCTGCCCTTCCACCCGGACGCCGACGACCTGGGCCTCGCCTTCATCCAGGACCTGCCGCACGGCTGGAACGACGGTCACGCCGCGTTCAACGGCGGCAGGTACGACAAGTGGGTGCCGGCCAAGTCCGCGACCACGATGGCCTACCTGACCCGGCAGGACATACCGTTCCACTACGCGCTCGCCGACGCCTTCACCGTGTGCGACGCCTACCACTGCTCCTTCATCGGCTCCACCGACCCCAACCGCTACTACATGTGGACGGGGTACACGGGCAACGACGGCAAGGGCGGCGGCCCGGTCCTCGGCAACGAGGAGGCGGGCTACAGCTGGACGACGTACCCCGAGCGGCTGGAGCGGGCCGGGGTCTCCTGGAAGATCTACCAGGACGTCGGCGACGGCCTCGACGCGAACGGCGGCTGGGGCTGGATCAGCGACGCCTACCGCGGCAACTACGGTGACAACTCCCTGCTGTACTTCGACCAGTACCGCAACGCCAAGCCCGGCGACCCGCTGTACGACAAGGCCCGCACCGGCACCGACGCGCGCAAGGGCGAGGGCTTCTTCGACCGGCTCCGGGCCGACGTGCGGGCCGGCACGCTGCCCCAGGTCTCCTGGATCGCCGCCCCCGAGGCCTTCACCGAGCACCCCAACTGGCCCGCCAACTACGGCGCCTGGTACATCTCGCAGGTGCTGGACGCGCTCACCTCGAACCCCGAGGTGTGGGCGAAGACCGCGCTGTTCATCACCTACGACGAGAACGACGGGTTCTTCGACCACGTGATCCCGCCCTTCCCGCCGGGCTCCGCCGCCCAGGGCAAGTCCACCGTCGACCCCTCGCTCGACCTGTTCAAGGGCAACGCGAGCCACCCCGCGGGCCCCTACGGGCTCGGCCAGCGGGTGCCGATGCTCGTCGTGTCCCCCTGGAGCAAGGGCGGTTACGTCTGCTCCGAGACCCTGGACCACACCTCGATCATCCGCTTCGTCGAGCGCCGCTTCGGCGTCCAGGAGCCGAACATCTCACCCTGGCGCCGGGCGGTCTGCGGCGACCTGACGACGGCCTTCGACTTCTCCCGCAAGGACACCGCACCGGTCACGCTGCCGTCCACGTCCGGCTACCAGCCGCCCGACCGCGACCGCCACCCGGACTACGTGCCCACCCCGCCCGCCAACCCCTCGCTGCCCAAGCAGGAGCGCGGCAGCCGGCCCACCCGCCCGCTGCGGTACGCCCCGGCCGTCGACGGCGCGGCGGACACCGCGGCCGGGAAGTTCACGCTCACCTTCGCCTCGGGGCCGCAGGCGGGCGCGGCCTTCCTCGTCACCTCGGACAACCGCACCGACGGCCCCTGGACCTACACCACCGAGGCCGGCAAGACCCTCTCCGACACCTGGAACTCGGCACACTCCGGCGGCTCCTACGACCTCGCCGTGCACGGCCCCAACGGCTTCCTGCGCTCCTTCAAGGGCCGCAACAAGGTCAAGGGGCCCGAGGTCACCGCCCGGTACGCTGGTGAGGGCCTGGAGCTCACGTTCACCAACAAGGGCTCCGGCACGGTGACGTTGAAGGTCACGTGCGGCTACGGCGGCGGCCCGGTCACGGTCACCGTGCGGTCAGGGGCCACCGTCAGGCAGACCTTCGCCCTCACGGCCGGCAAGCGCTGGTACGACCTGACCGTCACCACGGACGCCGACCCGGCCTTCCTGCGCGGCTTCGCCGGCCACGTCGAGAACGGGCTCCCCGGAGTCAGCGACCCGGCCCTCGTCACGGGGTGA
- a CDS encoding discoidin domain-containing protein translates to MPSIGAVVALAAGMLVSLAPTAHAAAGATLPFTSVEAESATTTGTRIGPDYTQGTLASEASGRQAVRLDSGQRVEFTVPRAANAVNLSYSVPDGRSGTLNVYVNGTRIARTLPVTSTYSYVDTGWIAGARTHHFFDDARLLLGRNVQAGDKVAVESTGTQVTVDVADFEQVAGVAAQPAGSVSVVAKGADPSGDGDSTQAFRDAIAAAQGGVVWIPPGDYRLTSSLSGVRKVTLQGAGSWYSVVHTSRFIDQTGSTGGVHIKDFAVFGEVTERVDSDPDNFVNGSLGPNSSVSGMWIQHLKCGFWLTGNNDNLVVENNRVLDTTADGLNLNGNAKGVRVRNNFLRNQGDDSLAMWSLYAPDTDSSFENNTISQPNLANGIAIYGGTDLTVRDNLVSDTNALGSGIAISNQKFADPFSPLAGTITVDGNTLVRTGAVNPNWNHPMGALRVDSYDSAINATVSITDTTITDSPYSAFEFVSGGGQGYPVRNVTVNGATVRGTGTVVVQAEAPGAATFRNVTAGSVGAAGVYDCPYPANSGPFTLTDGGGNSGWSSTWSDCSTWPRPGQGTPDPDPGRNLAKGRPATATGSQDVYTPGKAVDGDASSYWESANNAFPQAWTVDLGSPCAVRRLVLMLPPSAAWGARTQTITVLGSADGSNYSTVLGSQGYRFDPATGNTATVSLPAGTNLRYLRLSVSANTGWPAAQFSEVEAYLGS, encoded by the coding sequence ATGCCAAGCATCGGGGCGGTCGTCGCCCTCGCCGCCGGCATGCTCGTCTCGCTCGCCCCCACGGCGCACGCCGCCGCGGGCGCCACGCTCCCCTTCACCTCGGTGGAGGCCGAGTCCGCGACCACCACCGGTACGCGGATCGGACCCGACTACACGCAGGGCACCCTCGCCTCCGAGGCGTCCGGGCGGCAGGCCGTACGGCTCGACTCCGGGCAGCGGGTGGAGTTCACCGTGCCGCGCGCCGCCAACGCCGTGAACCTCTCCTACAGCGTCCCGGACGGCCGGTCCGGGACGCTGAACGTGTACGTCAACGGCACCAGGATCGCCAGGACGCTCCCGGTGACCTCCACGTACTCCTACGTCGACACCGGCTGGATCGCCGGGGCCAGGACCCACCACTTCTTCGACGACGCCCGCCTCCTGCTGGGCCGCAACGTGCAGGCGGGCGACAAGGTCGCCGTCGAGTCCACCGGCACCCAGGTCACCGTGGACGTCGCCGACTTCGAACAGGTCGCGGGGGTCGCCGCCCAGCCCGCCGGCTCGGTGTCCGTCGTCGCCAAGGGCGCCGACCCGAGCGGCGACGGCGACTCCACCCAGGCCTTCCGCGACGCCATCGCGGCGGCCCAGGGCGGCGTGGTGTGGATCCCGCCGGGCGACTACAGGCTGACCTCCTCGCTGAGCGGCGTGCGCAAGGTGACGCTCCAGGGCGCCGGCAGCTGGTACTCGGTCGTGCACACCTCGCGCTTCATCGACCAGACCGGCTCCACCGGCGGCGTGCACATCAAGGACTTCGCGGTCTTCGGCGAGGTCACCGAGCGCGTCGACTCCGACCCGGACAACTTCGTCAACGGCTCCCTCGGACCGAACAGTTCGGTGTCGGGCATGTGGATCCAGCACCTCAAGTGCGGCTTCTGGCTGACCGGGAACAACGACAACCTGGTGGTCGAGAACAACCGCGTCCTCGACACCACCGCCGACGGCCTGAACCTCAACGGCAACGCCAAGGGCGTCCGGGTCCGCAACAACTTCCTGCGCAACCAGGGCGACGACTCCCTCGCCATGTGGTCGCTGTACGCGCCGGACACCGACTCCAGCTTCGAGAACAACACGATCTCGCAGCCCAACCTCGCCAACGGCATCGCGATCTACGGCGGCACCGACCTCACGGTGCGCGACAACCTGGTCTCCGACACCAACGCACTCGGCAGCGGCATCGCGATCTCCAACCAGAAGTTCGCCGACCCCTTCTCCCCGCTCGCCGGGACCATCACCGTCGACGGCAACACCCTCGTGCGCACCGGCGCGGTGAACCCCAACTGGAACCACCCGATGGGCGCGCTGCGGGTCGACTCCTACGACAGCGCGATCAACGCCACCGTCAGCATCACCGACACGACGATCACCGACAGCCCCTACAGCGCCTTCGAGTTCGTCTCCGGCGGCGGCCAGGGGTACCCGGTGCGCAACGTCACCGTGAACGGCGCCACCGTGCGGGGCACCGGCACGGTCGTCGTCCAGGCGGAGGCCCCGGGCGCCGCCACCTTCCGCAACGTCACCGCCGGCTCCGTCGGCGCCGCCGGCGTCTACGACTGCCCCTACCCGGCGAACTCCGGACCCTTCACCCTCACCGACGGCGGCGGCAACTCCGGCTGGTCCAGCACCTGGTCCGACTGCTCCACCTGGCCCCGGCCCGGCCAGGGCACCCCGGATCCCGACCCCGGCCGCAACCTCGCCAAGGGCCGCCCGGCCACCGCGACCGGCTCCCAGGACGTCTACACCCCCGGCAAGGCGGTGGACGGCGACGCGAGCAGCTACTGGGAGTCGGCCAACAACGCCTTCCCGCAGGCCTGGACGGTCGACCTCGGCTCGCCCTGCGCCGTGCGCCGCCTGGTGCTGATGCTGCCCCCGTCCGCGGCCTGGGGCGCCCGCACCCAGACGATCACGGTGCTCGGCAGCGCCGACGGCTCGAACTACTCCACGGTCCTCGGCTCCCAGGGCTACCGCTTCGATCCGGCCACCGGCAACACGGCCACCGTCTCCCTGCCCGCCGGCACGAACCTGCGGTACCTGCGGCTGAGCGTCAGCGCCAACACCGGATGGCCGGCGGCCCAGTTCAGCGAGGTGGAGGCGTACCTGGGGAGCTGA
- a CDS encoding DUF2510 domain-containing protein — protein sequence MTQVTPPGWYPDPGQKNDGPPTERWWDGKAWTDQTRPAGTAATWGPPPQPTAAGAPLAPPVYPAQPGYQDHAVHQQGHQGYAPYPAHPPAAPRRGLRTGIAVAAAVAVLACIGVGVAVLFGYGGHGDGDRAGSSRQGPGGRNGGPGGPDGGSGGPGGPGGSPSPGQSAAPKIKGGGTVPDPANGISLPVPDGWTGQAMRVGAQVSSDDSYKCPGNSAQTCTAGGAYSAPAVVLGTKGDTAEAVAKADIAANAKESYGGSSYGSITSHEVLASKAVTVAGQKGYLVRWKAVTSKGADGYVESVAFPSPNEAKQLVVIRFGLDVGQKVSVLDEILKGVRVSSGGGDGQNV from the coding sequence ATGACGCAGGTGACTCCTCCCGGGTGGTACCCCGATCCCGGGCAGAAGAATGACGGTCCGCCCACCGAGCGCTGGTGGGACGGCAAGGCCTGGACGGACCAGACCCGCCCCGCCGGGACGGCCGCCACATGGGGTCCCCCGCCGCAGCCCACGGCCGCCGGCGCGCCGCTGGCTCCCCCGGTGTACCCGGCCCAGCCGGGCTACCAGGACCACGCGGTCCATCAGCAGGGCCACCAGGGCTACGCTCCCTATCCCGCCCACCCCCCGGCCGCCCCCCGGCGCGGTCTGCGCACCGGCATAGCCGTGGCCGCGGCGGTGGCGGTCCTGGCCTGCATCGGCGTCGGCGTGGCCGTCCTCTTCGGCTACGGCGGGCACGGTGACGGCGACCGCGCGGGCTCCTCCCGGCAGGGGCCCGGCGGCCGGAACGGCGGCCCGGGCGGACCCGACGGCGGCTCGGGCGGGCCCGGCGGGCCGGGTGGGTCGCCGTCGCCCGGGCAGTCCGCCGCGCCCAAGATCAAGGGGGGCGGCACGGTGCCCGATCCGGCGAACGGGATCAGCCTGCCCGTGCCGGACGGCTGGACCGGCCAGGCGATGCGCGTCGGCGCGCAGGTGTCCTCCGACGACTCCTACAAGTGCCCCGGCAACAGCGCCCAGACGTGCACCGCGGGCGGCGCCTACAGCGCGCCCGCCGTCGTGCTCGGCACGAAGGGCGACACGGCCGAGGCGGTGGCCAAGGCGGACATCGCGGCCAACGCCAAGGAGTCCTACGGCGGCAGCAGCTACGGCAGCATCACCTCGCACGAGGTGCTGGCCTCGAAGGCGGTGACGGTGGCCGGGCAGAAGGGCTACCTGGTGCGCTGGAAGGCGGTCACCAGCAAGGGCGCCGACGGCTACGTCGAGTCGGTCGCGTTCCCCTCGCCGAACGAGGCCAAGCAGCTCGTCGTGATCCGCTTCGGCCTGGACGTCGGCCAGAAGGTGTCCGTCCTCGACGAGATCCTGAAGGGCGTCAGGGTCTCGTCGGGCGGCGGCGACGGCCAGAACGTCTGA
- a CDS encoding phosphatase PAP2 family protein produces MNARTEPAAPEPGAPTTARPPLLREFLLVAGLFLVYKLGRQLAVGHTADAFRDAHRVWGLERAVHLPDETAVQSALLHGDTLVHLANTYYAAVHFPATLAFLVWLYLRRPAHYLWARRVLAAVTAAALVLPFTFPLAPPRMVTGTGLVDTGRLYGPSVYGPPAGDHLSNQFAAMPSLHFGWALMVAIGLIAATRSRLRWLWLLHPLVTLLVIVGTANHYWLDAIAATALLGVALAVIHPPARGSGTVAGHGSERLAPREPALAGAAR; encoded by the coding sequence ATGAACGCCCGAACCGAGCCTGCAGCACCGGAGCCGGGCGCGCCGACGACAGCGCGCCCGCCGCTCCTCCGTGAGTTCCTGCTCGTCGCGGGGCTGTTTCTCGTATACAAACTCGGCCGGCAGCTGGCCGTCGGCCACACCGCGGACGCCTTCCGGGACGCCCACCGCGTGTGGGGCCTGGAACGGGCCGTGCACCTGCCCGACGAGACCGCCGTGCAGTCCGCACTGCTGCACGGCGACACCCTCGTCCACCTGGCGAACACCTACTACGCGGCCGTGCACTTCCCGGCCACCCTGGCCTTCCTGGTCTGGCTGTACCTGCGGCGGCCCGCGCACTACCTGTGGGCCCGCCGGGTGCTGGCCGCCGTGACCGCCGCCGCCCTGGTGCTGCCGTTCACCTTCCCGCTGGCCCCGCCGCGGATGGTCACCGGCACCGGCCTGGTGGACACCGGCCGGCTCTACGGCCCGTCCGTCTACGGCCCGCCGGCCGGCGACCACCTCTCCAACCAGTTCGCGGCGATGCCCTCGCTCCATTTCGGCTGGGCCCTGATGGTGGCGATCGGCCTGATCGCCGCCACCCGCTCGCGCCTGCGGTGGCTGTGGCTGCTGCACCCGCTCGTCACCCTGCTGGTGATCGTCGGCACGGCGAACCACTACTGGCTGGACGCCATCGCGGCGACCGCCCTGCTCGGCGTCGCGCTCGCGGTGATCCACCCGCCGGCCCGCGGGTCGGGGACGGTGGCCGGACACGGCTCCGAACGGCTCGCGCCGCGGGAGCCCGCCCTGGCGGGAGCGGCCCGATGA